TGATGTGGCACCAGTCTTTTTGGATACAAAAGAGGAAGTTTATAGAGCCATGGTAAAAACTTACAAAATAGATAAGAAAGGAAGAATCAGAAGGTGTGTTGGATTATCTACGAGCGAAGATTTTATAAACTGGACAGAACCTAAAACTGTATGGATACCTTCAGAAGATGAAGACAAACTAGCTCGTTCTTTTGGTTTTAAATGGGCTGACTTTTACGGACTTTGCGCGTTTAATTACAAAGACTACTACTTGGGTTTTCTATGGCTTTTCTTTATAGAGTATGAGATTAAGAAAGGAACCCATGAAGGGAAGATAGGACTTTATCTTGCTTACAGTAAAGACTGCGTAAGGTGGGAAAGGCTATCTGATGAGCCATTGATAGCGTGGGAAGACTGGCATGACTGTATGATAACCACTGCAAATCAGCCCATTATGGAAGGAAACAGGCTAAAACTTTACTTTTCGGGATTTAACTTTACCCACGCACACGGTGAGTATAAACCTTTTGATGAAAGCTTGCATAGAGCGTGTATAGGATATGCAGAGTTTGAGTTAGATGAGGATTAAGTTTTTCACAGAGGGTGGTAAAGGGATAGGCTTTGGACACATTACTAGGTGTCTTTCTTTATGTCAAGCTTTTGAGGAGCTTTCCAAAGACTGTATCTTTGTCGTAAAGGGTGGGGAAGAAGTAAAAGAAGTTATCAATGTCCCCCTAAAGTTTATAGATTGGATAGAAAATTTAAACTCTTTTGAAAAAGAGCTTGAAGATTCACAGGTAGTGATAATAGACTCTTATCTTGCTAAGGAAGAGCATTACCAAATAGCGTGCGCTAAAGTAGATAAGTGCCTTTTTGTAGATGACTTTAACAGGCTTGAATACCCTTGTGGCTATGTGCTTAACGGAAGTGTATACGCTGGAGAGCTAAACTACCAAATAAAGGATGGTGTATCTTACCTTTTAGGAACTAAGTACACACCTTTACGCAGGGCTTTCTGGCATGTGGAAAAAAAAGATACAGATATACAGATAGGGAAAATACTTATAACTTTTGGTGGAGATGATTCTAAAAGTATGACTCTTAAAGTGGTCAAGCATCTTGAGGATGTTTTTCCTCACATTGAGAAATTTGTGGTTATAGGCTCTGGTTTTAAAAACAGAAGTGAAATACTTTCTTTGAGGTCAAGTAAAGTTAGGGTATACCAAAAACTTTCAGAGAAAGATATGAGGGATCTTATGGTTTCGTGTGATGTGGCAGTTAGTGCAGGTGGACAAACTACTTATGAATTAGCAAGAGTAGGACTTCCAAGCGTGCTTGTTGCTGTGGCTGAAAACCAACTTCTAAATTGCTTAAGTTGGGAAAAGGTAGGATTTGCCCTTTATGCAGGTTGGTGGGAAGATGATAAACTTTTGGATAAAATTGTAAAGTACATAAGAAACCTTGAAGATGCTAACATTCGGTTAAAAATGTCAAAGGTAGGCAGACTCTTAGTTGACGGACAAGGAGCAAGAAGGGTGGCTTATAAAATGTTAAAAACTTAAATTATTAAGTATGGACAGAAAAGAGAAGATACTTGAGCTCATAAAGGAGGGTTACAATAGTGTAAAGGCTCTTTCTCAGTACTTTGGTGTATCCCTTATGACTATTTACCGAGATGTTAGAGAGTTAGAGAAGGAGGGAAAGTTGATAAGAAAACACGGAGAGATAAAATTAAAAACCTTAGAAGATACAAAGGAGGGAAAGGAAGAGAAAAACGCCTGTGCTTATTGCACAAAGCTTGTGGATAAAAGGCTTGAGTTTATATATCACCTCAAAAATGGAAAGATAAGAGCCTGTTGCGCTCACTGCGGTCTTTTACTTTACGGTAACATAAAAGAGGATCAAGTAGAAGCCTGTATGACTTGGGACTTTATAAGCGGAAATCCTATAAACTGCTACTCTGCGTGGTATGTTATAGGTTCTTCAGCTGTACCCTGTTGTAGCCCTTCTGCAATTGCCTTTAGTAGCAAAGAACATGCAGAGAACTTTGCAAAAGGTTTTGGTGGTGTGGTGGTAGATTTTGAAAAAGGTGTGGAAGTTATAAAAGAGTTGATGAAAAGGGGTCAAAGAGTTGATATAAAGATAGAGCCATGAAAAAATTATTTTTCTTCTTCTTTGTATTGCTTTTCGGATGTGCTCCTACTGTAAAGCTAGTTCCCTTAGAAGATGGGCTCACAGTAGATAAAGAAAAGCTAACCGCTATTTATAAGGACAAAGATGTACAGATATTGGTTAAAACTCATGCGTGGGAATACTCACCATCGGACCTCCCTTACTATGTTTTACCCATCTATTTGGAGGTAAAAAACTTATCCACAAGAAGCCTCTACATAGAAAGACAAGGTGTTCATTTAATTGATGATGCAAATCGTCAATACAATCCAATACCTCCTGGTGATGTATCATCCATGTTAGGCAGTAATGTGAGATTTTCCTTAGGAATATCTTACTACTCGTCTCCTTACTGGTTTGGTTATTATCCTTACTATCCTTACTATCCTCCTTCTTATCCTGACATAGTGAATAACGCTTTTCTTTTTGGTACAGTGGAGCCGGGAGCTATTCTTAAGGGTTTTGTATACTTTCAGAAACCCACTAACTACCAAAAAAGAGTAATCCTAAGAGTTGAGTATAGAATAGACAACGAGACTAAAAAGGTCAGCTTTCCGTTTGAGGTTCAAAAGTGAATATAATAAAATAAAATGTAAATGCTCACAAAGAGAAGTTTAAACGCTGTATTCTTTCTCTTATTTTGCGTGCTTTTTTATGTGTTTTTAAACAGGTATCATCAGCTAAGAGATGCTTACTATAAGGAATATCTCAAACATAAAGAAGTAATGTTTCTCATGAAAAACTACAAGCAACATAAAAGACAAGAGCCATCTGAAGACCTTTTGAAGAACTTGTTATCTCAGGTAGGGGGAGAGCTCTTTTCTGTGAGACAGACAGATACGGGATACGAGGTAAAGGCAAAAAAAGTTGCTGGTGTTAAGATACCCAAGCTTGTTTATTCCCTTGAGGAGCGCGGAATAAAAATAGATAAGTTCAAGGCAGTGGACAACACGGGTCAAGGCATGTTTGATGTGGAAATGGTCATAAGATGATAGTGTTTTTAGTTCTGTTATTTTTTTTATCCTCTGTGTACTATGCTGTGGACACTTACAGTAGTGTCAGATCTTTGCGCAATATAGTAGAAGAGCTTTACTTTAAACAGCAAGCTTACCATGTGTTTATGTCAGTACTTCCTGTAGTGCTTGAGGTTTTAAAAAAAGATGATCCTTCAGTGGATAGCCTTCAAGACAGATGGGCTTATCCTCTGACTTTTGAAACTCAAAAAGGAAAACTTAACATAAGCATATACGACGAGGAGAGGTTCTTAAACTTAAATTATGTGGATGACAAGGCGTACGGTAAGTTTTTTGAAAGGCTTCTTAAATTACTCAATATAGACACATCTTACAAGACAAACCTTTTAGCTTGGGAAGGCAAAAGCGATGTAAGTATAGACACTAAATACCCAATAAAAAAGGCTCTCTTGGATTCTAAAGAGGAGTTAAGATGGGTAGGATTTAAAGAGGAGGATCTCGTAGGTAAGACTATAGGTAATGAGTTTTATCCGGGGCTTTTTAGCTTAACTACTGTTTTCTCTTCTGGAAAGATAAACCTGAATACTGCCAACGCTTACATACTTATGGCTCTTGACCCGAGAATAGACCAAACGCTTGCAAACAGGATCATAGACAGAAGGAGCAGAGAGCCTTTCAGAAAGGTAGAGGATTTACTCTTTGTAGATGGCTTTAGCTTTGACATTCTCTACGCTATAAGAGATTTGGTTGATGTAAAAAGTAGGTACTTTCACATTGTAATGGACTTA
The DNA window shown above is from Hydrogenobacter hydrogenophilus and carries:
- a CDS encoding DeoR family transcriptional regulator, translated to MDRKEKILELIKEGYNSVKALSQYFGVSLMTIYRDVRELEKEGKLIRKHGEIKLKTLEDTKEGKEEKNACAYCTKLVDKRLEFIYHLKNGKIRACCAHCGLLLYGNIKEDQVEACMTWDFISGNPINCYSAWYVIGSSAVPCCSPSAIAFSSKEHAENFAKGFGGVVVDFEKGVEVIKELMKRGQRVDIKIEP
- a CDS encoding general secretion pathway protein GspK, whose amino-acid sequence is MIVFLVLLFFLSSVYYAVDTYSSVRSLRNIVEELYFKQQAYHVFMSVLPVVLEVLKKDDPSVDSLQDRWAYPLTFETQKGKLNISIYDEERFLNLNYVDDKAYGKFFERLLKLLNIDTSYKTNLLAWEGKSDVSIDTKYPIKKALLDSKEELRWVGFKEEDLVGKTIGNEFYPGLFSLTTVFSSGKINLNTANAYILMALDPRIDQTLANRIIDRRSREPFRKVEDLLFVDGFSFDILYAIRDLVDVKSRYFHIVMDLKSGGYFSSLEVIYDRQEDRLVYKKLL
- the pseG gene encoding UDP-2,4-diacetamido-2,4,6-trideoxy-beta-L-altropyranose hydrolase; protein product: MRIKFFTEGGKGIGFGHITRCLSLCQAFEELSKDCIFVVKGGEEVKEVINVPLKFIDWIENLNSFEKELEDSQVVIIDSYLAKEEHYQIACAKVDKCLFVDDFNRLEYPCGYVLNGSVYAGELNYQIKDGVSYLLGTKYTPLRRAFWHVEKKDTDIQIGKILITFGGDDSKSMTLKVVKHLEDVFPHIEKFVVIGSGFKNRSEILSLRSSKVRVYQKLSEKDMRDLMVSCDVAVSAGGQTTYELARVGLPSVLVAVAENQLLNCLSWEKVGFALYAGWWEDDKLLDKIVKYIRNLEDANIRLKMSKVGRLLVDGQGARRVAYKMLKT